One Rosa chinensis cultivar Old Blush chromosome 3, RchiOBHm-V2, whole genome shotgun sequence DNA window includes the following coding sequences:
- the LOC121052218 gene encoding uncharacterized protein LOC121052218 isoform X1, translating into MASSSYRFGIELQQVEQSMIDQEVLKECVDGVGNRTPEVEAPTHHSPTLIQLFPNLSYRLPRQGVPNGRLIRIQLWPPPPPRDDYRATVRYIEYTISQLKNGIVSQQMVDSAKETVRRLRSKGYSNLNEDEAITLKDSIHFLGRLESTPSSFRRRFLKFAEDIPSRVRCLRQMQEALIDQPNLVEQERQCIAKIQNRMQARALRNQQFDEEEATVTCERAKREEEKEVLITRLEDIRRNLSYRLPRQGVPNGRLIRIQLWPPPPPRDDYRATVRYIEYTISQLKNGIVSQQMVDSAKETVRRLRSKGYSNLDEDEAITLKDSIHFLGRLESTPSSFRERFLKLAEDIPSGVCCLRQMQETLIDQPNLVEQERQCIAEIQNRMQAHALRNQQFDEEEVTVTCERAKREEEKEVLITRLEDIRRIVTETSTALSYIDGGRI; encoded by the exons ATGGCTTCATCATCGTATCGGTTTGG TATTGAACTTCAACAAGTTGAGCAAAGTATGATTGACCAAGAGGTGTTGAAGGAGTGCGTCGATGGAGTTGGAAACCGGACACCTGAGGTAGAAGCCCCTACCCATCATTCTCCCACCTTGATCCAGCTTTTCCCCAATTTGTCCTATCGGCTG CCACGCCAGGGAGTGCCAAATGGTCGTCTAATCCGCATTCAATTGTGGCCTCCTCCTCCGCCCCGTGATGATTATAGGGCTACTGTGAGGTATATAGAATACACAATAAGTCAACTTAAGAATGGAATCGTTTCACAACAAATGGTAGATTCGGCTAAGGAAACGGTACGCCGCCTTAGATCGAAAGGATATTCCAACTTAAATGAGGATGAAGCAATCACTCTAAAGGACAGCATTCACTTCCTTGGTAGGCTAGAAAGCACCCCCTCTTCCTTTAGGAGGAGGTTTCTTAAATTTGCTGAAGACATTCCAAGCCGTGTCCGCTGCCTCCGTCAAATGCAGGAAGCATTGATTGATCAGCCAAATCTTGTAGAGCAAGAGAGACAATGCATAGCCAAAATTCAGAACAGAATGCAAGCCCGCGCTCTAAGAAACCAACAGTTTGATGAGGAAGAAGCGACGGTCACTTGTGAGAGGGCTAAGAGAGAAGAGGAGAAAGAGGTTCTAATCACCAGATTGGAGGACATTCGCCGCAATTTGTCCTATCGGCTG CCACGCCAGGGAGTTCCAAATGGTCGTCTAATCCGCATTCAATTGTGGCCTCCTCCTCCGCCCCGTGATGATTATAGGGCTACTGTGAGGTATATAGAATACACAATAAGTCAACTTAAGAATGGAATCGTTTCACAACAAATGGTAGATTCGGCTAAGGAAACGGTACGCCGCCTTAGATCGAAAGGATATTCCAACTTAGATGAGGATGAAGCAATCACTCTAAAGGACAGCATTCACTTCCTTGGTAGGCTAGAAAGCACCCCCTCTTCCTTTAGGGAGAGGTTTCTTAAACTTGCTGAAGACATTCCAAGCGGTGTCTGCTGCCTCCGTCAAATGCAGGAAACATTGATTGATCAGCCAAATCTTGTAGAGCAAGAGAGACAATGCATAGCCGAAATTCAGAACAGAATGCAAGCCCACGCTCTAAGAAATCAACAGTTTGATGAGGAAGAAGTGACGGTCACTTGTGAGAGGGCTAAGAGAGAAGAGGAGAAAGAGGTTCTAATCACCAGATTGGAGGACATTCGCCGCATTGTGACTGAAACTTCCACAGCCTTGTCTTATATAGATGGTGGGAGGATCTGA
- the LOC121052218 gene encoding uncharacterized protein LOC121052218 isoform X2 produces the protein MASSSYRFGIELQQVEQSMIDQEVLKECVDGVGNRTPEVEAPTHHSPTLIQLFPNLSYRLPRQGVPNGRLIRIQLWPPPPPRDDYRATVRLESTPSSFRRRFLKFAEDIPSRVRCLRQMQEALIDQPNLVEQERQCIAKIQNRMQARALRNQQFDEEEATVTCERAKREEEKEVLITRLEDIRRNLSYRLPRQGVPNGRLIRIQLWPPPPPRDDYRATVRYIEYTISQLKNGIVSQQMVDSAKETVRRLRSKGYSNLDEDEAITLKDSIHFLGRLESTPSSFRERFLKLAEDIPSGVCCLRQMQETLIDQPNLVEQERQCIAEIQNRMQAHALRNQQFDEEEVTVTCERAKREEEKEVLITRLEDIRRIVTETSTALSYIDGGRI, from the exons ATGGCTTCATCATCGTATCGGTTTGG TATTGAACTTCAACAAGTTGAGCAAAGTATGATTGACCAAGAGGTGTTGAAGGAGTGCGTCGATGGAGTTGGAAACCGGACACCTGAGGTAGAAGCCCCTACCCATCATTCTCCCACCTTGATCCAGCTTTTCCCCAATTTGTCCTATCGGCTG CCACGCCAGGGAGTGCCAAATGGTCGTCTAATCCGCATTCAATTGTGGCCTCCTCCTCCGCCCCGTGATGATTATAGGGCTACTGTGAG GCTAGAAAGCACCCCCTCTTCCTTTAGGAGGAGGTTTCTTAAATTTGCTGAAGACATTCCAAGCCGTGTCCGCTGCCTCCGTCAAATGCAGGAAGCATTGATTGATCAGCCAAATCTTGTAGAGCAAGAGAGACAATGCATAGCCAAAATTCAGAACAGAATGCAAGCCCGCGCTCTAAGAAACCAACAGTTTGATGAGGAAGAAGCGACGGTCACTTGTGAGAGGGCTAAGAGAGAAGAGGAGAAAGAGGTTCTAATCACCAGATTGGAGGACATTCGCCGCAATTTGTCCTATCGGCTG CCACGCCAGGGAGTTCCAAATGGTCGTCTAATCCGCATTCAATTGTGGCCTCCTCCTCCGCCCCGTGATGATTATAGGGCTACTGTGAGGTATATAGAATACACAATAAGTCAACTTAAGAATGGAATCGTTTCACAACAAATGGTAGATTCGGCTAAGGAAACGGTACGCCGCCTTAGATCGAAAGGATATTCCAACTTAGATGAGGATGAAGCAATCACTCTAAAGGACAGCATTCACTTCCTTGGTAGGCTAGAAAGCACCCCCTCTTCCTTTAGGGAGAGGTTTCTTAAACTTGCTGAAGACATTCCAAGCGGTGTCTGCTGCCTCCGTCAAATGCAGGAAACATTGATTGATCAGCCAAATCTTGTAGAGCAAGAGAGACAATGCATAGCCGAAATTCAGAACAGAATGCAAGCCCACGCTCTAAGAAATCAACAGTTTGATGAGGAAGAAGTGACGGTCACTTGTGAGAGGGCTAAGAGAGAAGAGGAGAAAGAGGTTCTAATCACCAGATTGGAGGACATTCGCCGCATTGTGACTGAAACTTCCACAGCCTTGTCTTATATAGATGGTGGGAGGATCTGA